A portion of the Oxynema aestuarii AP17 genome contains these proteins:
- a CDS encoding DUF1830 domain-containing protein, producing the protein MAQILDPLPSDRSGRILCCYVNATSKIQIARISNIPNWYFERVVFPGQRLVFEAFSEALLEIHTGMMASAILSDKIPCTRLRIADNDSSGSEDSGDPIEEPTRPQPRRESYDKRPAITDPLAVAALTTIA; encoded by the coding sequence ATGGCACAAATTCTCGATCCCCTCCCGTCTGACCGTTCCGGTCGTATTCTGTGCTGCTACGTGAATGCAACGAGCAAAATCCAAATTGCTCGTATCAGCAATATCCCAAATTGGTATTTTGAGCGAGTTGTGTTCCCCGGACAACGGTTAGTTTTTGAAGCCTTTTCAGAAGCCCTTTTAGAAATTCATACGGGCATGATGGCGAGTGCGATTTTATCGGATAAAATCCCTTGCACGCGCTTGCGAATTGCAGATAACGACTCGTCGGGATCGGAGGACTCTGGCGACCCGATCGAGGAACCAACGCGCCCACAACCCAGACGGGAGAGCTATGACAAACGTCCGGCGATTACCGATCCACTCGCGGTAGCCGCTTTAACGACGATTGCATAA
- a CDS encoding photosystem II high light acclimation radical SAM protein: MNTDRILYVRLPCNPIFPIGVVYLADRIHKLFPDVEQQIFDLGTIPPLDFASALDRAIDEFKPSLLVFSWRDIQIYAPVGGRGGNPLQYAFEFYYARNPLVKLRGALGGLRITTAYYTELWRNLGLIKRGLKRAKTYNPDARAVVGGGAVSVFYEQLGKSLPDGTIVSVGEGEALLEKLLRGDSLDDERCYIVGQTEPRDRMIHEKPTDFEKTACNYDYIETIWPAFNYYLQESDFYIGVQTKRGCPHNCCYCIYTVIEGKQVRINPADEVVAEMRQLYDRGIRNFWFTDAQFIPARKFIDDAIELLQKILASGMKDIHWAAYIRADNLTPELCDLMVKTGMNYFEIGITSGSQELVRKMRMGYNLRTVLENCRDLKAAGFNDLVSVNYSFNVIDETFETIRQTIAYHRELERIFGADKVEPAIFFIGLQPHTHLEEYAFDNDILKPGYNPMSLMPWTARKLLWNPEPLGSFFGEVCLEAWRRNPNDFGREVMNILEERLGCGDLEAALSAPIDTAKKSLVGASS; encoded by the coding sequence ATGAATACCGATCGCATCCTTTACGTCCGCCTCCCGTGCAATCCGATCTTCCCCATCGGGGTCGTCTACCTCGCCGATCGCATTCACAAACTCTTTCCCGACGTCGAACAACAGATCTTCGACCTGGGAACGATCCCACCCCTCGACTTTGCCAGCGCCCTCGATCGGGCGATCGACGAGTTCAAACCGAGCTTACTCGTCTTCTCCTGGCGCGACATTCAAATTTACGCCCCCGTTGGCGGACGCGGCGGCAACCCCTTGCAATACGCCTTCGAGTTCTATTACGCCCGCAATCCCCTCGTCAAACTTCGGGGCGCCCTGGGCGGCTTACGAATTACCACCGCTTACTATACGGAACTGTGGCGCAACCTCGGCTTAATTAAACGCGGCTTAAAACGGGCGAAAACCTACAATCCCGACGCCCGCGCCGTCGTCGGCGGCGGCGCCGTCAGCGTTTTCTACGAACAACTCGGCAAAAGCTTACCCGACGGAACGATCGTCTCCGTCGGCGAAGGAGAAGCCCTCCTCGAAAAACTGCTGCGCGGCGATTCCCTCGACGACGAACGCTGTTATATCGTCGGTCAAACCGAACCGCGCGATCGCATGATCCACGAAAAACCGACCGACTTCGAGAAAACTGCCTGCAACTACGACTACATCGAAACCATCTGGCCCGCCTTCAACTATTACCTGCAAGAAAGCGACTTTTACATCGGCGTCCAAACCAAACGCGGCTGTCCCCATAACTGCTGCTACTGCATTTATACCGTCATCGAAGGTAAGCAAGTTCGCATCAATCCCGCCGATGAAGTCGTCGCCGAAATGCGGCAACTTTACGATCGCGGCATTCGCAACTTCTGGTTTACCGACGCCCAATTTATCCCCGCCCGTAAATTCATCGACGACGCGATCGAGCTACTGCAAAAAATCCTCGCTTCCGGGATGAAAGATATTCACTGGGCCGCCTACATTCGCGCCGATAACCTCACTCCCGAACTGTGCGATCTTATGGTTAAAACCGGGATGAATTACTTTGAAATCGGCATTACCAGTGGGTCTCAAGAACTCGTTCGCAAAATGCGAATGGGTTACAACCTGCGAACGGTTTTAGAAAACTGCCGCGACCTCAAAGCTGCCGGATTTAACGACCTCGTTTCCGTTAATTATTCCTTCAACGTCATCGACGAAACTTTCGAGACAATCCGCCAAACGATCGCCTATCATCGCGAACTCGAACGCATTTTCGGCGCCGATAAAGTCGAACCCGCCATCTTTTTCATCGGCTTACAACCGCACACCCATCTCGAAGAATACGCCTTCGATAACGACATTCTCAAACCCGGTTACAATCCCATGAGTTTGATGCCGTGGACCGCCCGCAAATTGCTGTGGAATCCCGAACCCCTCGGCTCTTTCTTCGGTGAAGTTTGCCTCGAAGCATGGCGGCGCAATCCCAACGATTTCGGGCGAGAAGTGATGAATATTTTAGAAGAACGTCTCGGTTGTGGGGACTTAGAAGCGGCTTTGTCGGCTCCAATTGACACCGCTAAAAAATCCTTAGTCGGTGCCAGTTCGTAA
- a CDS encoding lysophospholipid acyltransferase family protein: MRFFSPSPQTALELDNIDSKIDPWLGRLVYPLGRFLVLPAYFGTIAVRGRDRLPSDGPIVLAPTHRSRWDPILVAYATGRHVTGRDLRYMVTANEVKGVQGWFIRRLGGFPIDTENPGIASLRHGIELLHDRQMLVIFPEGNIFRDGQLHRLKPGLTRLAVQAEASQADLGVQIVPISLHYSDPFPSWGCDVEIRIGDPLRVAEYVSAGNKRGAEQLRSHLQSALEALERGDPSALEPQAA, translated from the coding sequence ATGCGTTTCTTTTCCCCCAGTCCACAAACCGCCCTCGAACTCGACAACATCGACTCGAAAATCGATCCCTGGTTGGGTCGCCTCGTCTATCCCTTGGGACGCTTCCTCGTCCTTCCCGCCTACTTTGGGACGATCGCCGTTCGCGGACGAGACCGCCTTCCCAGCGACGGCCCGATCGTGCTGGCCCCCACCCACCGATCGCGTTGGGACCCGATCCTGGTAGCGTATGCGACCGGACGCCACGTGACCGGACGGGATTTGCGCTACATGGTCACCGCCAATGAAGTTAAAGGAGTGCAAGGCTGGTTTATCCGGCGGTTGGGGGGGTTTCCCATCGACACGGAAAATCCGGGAATTGCCAGTTTGCGCCACGGAATCGAACTGCTGCACGATCGCCAAATGCTGGTGATTTTTCCCGAAGGGAATATCTTCCGCGACGGTCAACTCCACCGCCTCAAACCGGGGTTGACCCGTCTCGCCGTGCAAGCAGAAGCGAGTCAAGCGGATCTCGGCGTCCAGATCGTGCCGATTTCGCTACACTACAGCGATCCGTTCCCCTCGTGGGGGTGCGATGTCGAGATTCGGATCGGCGATCCCCTGCGCGTCGCCGAATATGTCAGCGCCGGGAATAAGCGCGGGGCCGAACAGTTGCGATCGCACCTGCAAAGCGCTCTAGAAGCCTTGGAACGAGGCGATCCGAGCGCTTTAGAACCCCAGGCGGCGTAA
- the tadA gene encoding tRNA adenosine(34) deaminase TadA — translation MICDRPYSFHRQWMQQALTLAERAGEAGEIPVGALIINKKGEAIARGENRRERDCDPTAHAEIVALREAGKVLQNWHLNDCTLYVTLEPCPMCAAAIAQSRLKLLVYGADDPKAGAIRTAANLPDSACCFHRLEVLAGIAERDCREQLQSWFGRRRARKTGKRSAPVEQLSDP, via the coding sequence ATGATTTGCGATCGCCCTTATTCCTTCCATCGCCAGTGGATGCAACAGGCGTTAACCCTCGCCGAACGTGCGGGAGAAGCGGGAGAAATTCCCGTCGGTGCCCTGATTATTAATAAAAAAGGAGAGGCGATCGCGCGGGGGGAAAATCGACGGGAACGGGACTGCGACCCCACCGCCCATGCGGAAATTGTAGCGTTGCGCGAAGCGGGAAAAGTGTTGCAAAATTGGCATTTAAATGATTGCACCCTCTACGTCACCCTCGAACCTTGTCCGATGTGCGCGGCGGCGATCGCCCAATCCCGGCTCAAACTGCTCGTTTACGGGGCAGACGACCCCAAAGCAGGAGCCATCCGTACCGCAGCAAATTTGCCCGATAGTGCCTGTTGTTTCCATCGTTTGGAAGTTTTGGCCGGAATTGCCGAACGAGACTGTAGAGAGCAATTACAAAGCTGGTTTGGGCGCCGTCGCGCCCGTAAAACCGGGAAGCGTTCGGCGCCAGTCGAACAACTGTCCGATCCGTAG
- the grxD gene encoding Grx4 family monothiol glutaredoxin, with the protein MTPELKQRIESFINGSKIAIFMKGNKLMPQCGFSNNVVQIFNTLGVPFETFDVLEDYEIRQGIKEYSNWPTIPQVYINGEFVGGSDIIIELYQSGELPQMVEVALAS; encoded by the coding sequence ATGACTCCAGAACTCAAACAACGCATCGAAAGCTTTATCAACGGCAGCAAAATCGCCATTTTCATGAAGGGCAACAAGTTAATGCCCCAATGCGGTTTCTCGAATAACGTCGTCCAAATCTTTAACACCCTCGGCGTTCCTTTTGAAACCTTTGACGTTCTCGAAGACTACGAAATTCGCCAGGGCATTAAGGAGTATTCTAACTGGCCGACGATCCCGCAAGTTTACATTAATGGCGAGTTTGTCGGCGGTTCCGATATTATTATCGAGCTTTATCAAAGTGGCGAATTGCCGCAAATGGTAGAAGTGGCTCTCGCTTCTTAA
- a CDS encoding mechanosensitive ion channel family protein, giving the protein MTELIRQIILFLPKLAASLAIFLAFWLSSYLLKRLMRPLARNSQLNPDALKLIQQISSAVILIFGLITALGTLGIDISAIVAGLGLTGFAVGLALKDILSNLVAGSLILIYRPFRRGDRISVSNFEGTVTEIDLRYTTLKDKEKKILIPNSFLFTHTICIIGEAGVKIITK; this is encoded by the coding sequence TTGACTGAACTGATTCGTCAAATTATTCTCTTTCTTCCTAAACTTGCCGCCAGTCTGGCGATCTTTTTAGCTTTTTGGTTGTCCAGCTATCTTTTAAAAAGATTGATGCGTCCCCTGGCGCGCAATAGTCAATTAAATCCCGATGCCCTTAAGTTAATTCAACAAATTAGTAGTGCAGTGATTCTCATTTTTGGGTTAATTACCGCCTTGGGAACATTGGGAATTGATATTTCGGCGATCGTGGCTGGTTTGGGCTTGACTGGATTTGCGGTCGGTTTGGCGTTAAAAGATATTTTATCTAATTTAGTTGCTGGTTCGTTAATTTTAATTTATCGCCCTTTCCGGCGAGGCGATCGCATTTCTGTTTCCAACTTTGAAGGAACGGTTACTGAAATAGACTTGCGCTATACTACTTTAAAAGATAAGGAAAAAAAGATTTTAATCCCCAATTCTTTTTTGTTCACCCATACGATTTGCATCATCGGCGAAGCAGGAGTCAAAATCATTACTAAATAA
- a CDS encoding thiol-disulfide oxidoreductase DCC family protein, producing the protein MTYIVIYDGNCNLCSNLVQLLESLDKGDRFRYIPMQDERSLQKLQITPEDCELGMILIDGDRLEKRWQGSDAAEEIGRLLPGGEGFVTAYRSLPGLKWTGDRLYEQVRDRRYTLFGKRSQTYQSPYPADCSACQSGNL; encoded by the coding sequence GTGACTTATATTGTGATTTACGATGGCAATTGCAATTTATGTTCCAATTTAGTACAACTGTTGGAATCTCTGGATAAAGGCGATCGCTTTCGCTATATTCCCATGCAAGACGAACGGAGTTTGCAAAAGTTGCAAATCACCCCAGAGGATTGCGAATTGGGGATGATTTTAATCGATGGAGATCGGTTAGAAAAACGGTGGCAGGGAAGTGATGCAGCCGAAGAAATTGGGCGATTGTTACCCGGTGGCGAAGGGTTTGTGACCGCATATCGATCGCTTCCCGGTTTGAAATGGACGGGCGATCGTCTTTACGAGCAAGTTCGCGATCGCCGCTATACTCTTTTTGGGAAGCGATCGCAGACCTATCAATCGCCCTATCCGGCGGATTGTTCGGCTTGTCAATCGGGCAATCTCTAA
- a CDS encoding DUF4079 domain-containing protein, with amino-acid sequence MDLPSFLWLWKIAAWSMGLTIAAYVVLATTGWFVFRARKARRRRVLLKSIHQTVGVAIVGLVLLLLAIGIVGTLGHYGSLGHSVHLVAGLSTVVLVLLSAWSSTQIAPRRPWARTVHVSTNVTLFFVLAWVSWTGWSVVQKYLP; translated from the coding sequence GTGGATTTACCGTCATTTCTTTGGTTGTGGAAAATTGCCGCGTGGTCGATGGGTTTGACGATCGCCGCTTACGTGGTTTTAGCGACGACGGGATGGTTCGTTTTTAGAGCGAGAAAAGCTCGCCGCCGCCGCGTTTTACTCAAATCGATCCATCAAACCGTGGGCGTGGCGATCGTCGGTTTAGTATTACTGTTATTGGCGATCGGGATAGTCGGAACCCTCGGTCACTACGGTTCTTTGGGTCATTCTGTCCATCTGGTTGCCGGGTTGAGTACGGTAGTCCTCGTCTTACTCTCGGCGTGGAGTTCTACTCAAATCGCCCCCCGGCGTCCGTGGGCCCGAACCGTCCATGTCAGCACAAATGTTACGCTGTTTTTCGTGCTGGCGTGGGTCTCGTGGACCGGGTGGTCCGTGGTTCAGAAATACCTGCCGTGA
- a CDS encoding S8 family serine peptidase, giving the protein MSDPVNPSDRVRTDWHGIGVNDRDLGTILQRGGEELILLKLEDRFTASPADPEAPRTWIERVGATPVKRVPNTPLEEFTTDPANLDRAMQQARDLPEIAFVSHVYRVENNPGSWVYLTDELTIQFARDVDTERVAAIVAAVGVQVQRPLAGIPNTFICKVSRDATENPVKIANRLMRDEGVLTAEPNISIASVHHYQPKDPLYSQQWYLFNRGGSALSPEAHIDIEKAWDITRGIRSVVVAIADDSIDLNHPDFQGAGKIVAPRDFKDRDFLPLPEQQSDNHGTGCAGVAVAEETGEGVVGVAPGCALMPLRTTGYLDDDAIEQLFDWAIQKGAAVISCSWGPSAVYFPLSLRQRAVITRAATEGRNGKGCVIVFAAGNANRPIDGTVNERGWPKDVLSGPTQWLNGFAIHPDAIAVSASTSLNKKAAYSNWGKSICVCAPSNNAPPGMWLPETGPVATPPEIRHSMPGLGVFTTDRVGVAGYDQTDYTGYFGGTSSACPVVAGVAALVLSVNPDLTAAQVKQILQQSADKIVDRDTDPQLGHCLGCYDDDGHCDWFGYGKVNAYKAVRTARRLFAQPFVGTRQVHGKNNRRVEIPDGVTGQERGFSLNWFGDRDRAGVTSEIAIDENSVVRDLRVRVAIEHGFAGDLELYLTAPDGQTVQLQDRTLGNPGKVDRLYSLETTPTLRKLCNRSAKGVWKLWAIDCVPGDTGWIDRWELTLTV; this is encoded by the coding sequence ATGAGCGATCCTGTCAATCCGTCCGATCGCGTCCGTACTGACTGGCACGGGATCGGCGTCAACGACCGCGACCTCGGCACGATCCTGCAGCGCGGTGGCGAAGAATTAATCTTACTCAAACTCGAAGATCGCTTTACCGCCTCCCCCGCCGATCCCGAGGCGCCGCGAACCTGGATCGAGCGAGTCGGCGCTACCCCCGTCAAACGAGTTCCCAACACCCCCCTCGAAGAATTCACCACCGACCCCGCCAACTTAGACCGCGCCATGCAACAGGCGCGAGACTTGCCCGAAATTGCTTTTGTCAGCCACGTCTACCGGGTAGAAAACAATCCGGGAAGCTGGGTTTACCTGACCGACGAACTGACGATCCAATTTGCCCGAGATGTGGATACCGAGCGCGTCGCGGCGATCGTGGCGGCGGTCGGCGTGCAAGTTCAACGGCCCTTAGCCGGGATTCCCAACACCTTTATCTGCAAAGTCAGCCGCGACGCCACCGAAAACCCGGTCAAAATTGCCAATCGGCTGATGCGCGACGAGGGCGTCCTCACCGCCGAACCGAACATCTCGATCGCCTCGGTCCACCACTACCAACCCAAAGACCCCCTCTATTCCCAACAGTGGTATCTCTTCAATCGGGGTGGGTCGGCCCTGTCCCCAGAAGCCCACATCGACATTGAAAAAGCCTGGGACATTACCCGAGGGATTCGATCGGTCGTGGTCGCCATCGCCGACGACTCGATCGACCTCAACCACCCGGATTTTCAGGGGGCGGGCAAGATCGTCGCCCCGCGAGACTTCAAAGACCGCGATTTTCTGCCCCTTCCCGAACAACAGTCCGACAATCACGGAACCGGGTGCGCCGGAGTCGCCGTCGCCGAAGAAACTGGGGAGGGAGTGGTCGGCGTCGCCCCCGGTTGCGCCTTGATGCCCCTTCGCACCACGGGGTATCTCGACGACGACGCGATCGAGCAGTTGTTCGATTGGGCGATCCAAAAAGGGGCCGCCGTGATTTCCTGTAGCTGGGGACCGTCCGCCGTTTACTTTCCCCTCTCCTTGCGCCAGCGCGCCGTCATCACCCGCGCCGCCACCGAAGGACGCAACGGGAAAGGCTGTGTCATCGTGTTCGCGGCGGGGAATGCCAATCGCCCGATTGACGGTACGGTGAACGAACGGGGATGGCCCAAGGACGTGTTGAGCGGTCCGACTCAGTGGCTCAACGGTTTCGCGATTCACCCGGACGCGATCGCCGTTTCCGCCTCCACCTCGCTCAATAAAAAAGCCGCCTATAGTAACTGGGGGAAAAGTATTTGCGTGTGCGCGCCGAGTAATAACGCGCCGCCGGGAATGTGGCTGCCCGAAACTGGCCCGGTGGCGACGCCGCCGGAAATTCGCCACAGTATGCCCGGTTTGGGGGTGTTTACGACCGATCGCGTCGGCGTTGCCGGATACGACCAAACCGACTATACCGGGTATTTTGGTGGCACGTCGAGCGCCTGTCCGGTGGTGGCGGGAGTGGCGGCGTTGGTGCTGTCGGTCAATCCCGACTTGACGGCGGCCCAGGTCAAGCAGATTTTGCAACAGAGTGCGGATAAAATTGTCGATCGCGATACGGACCCGCAGTTAGGTCACTGTCTCGGTTGTTACGACGATGACGGTCACTGCGACTGGTTCGGTTACGGCAAAGTCAATGCGTATAAAGCGGTACGGACGGCCCGGCGCTTGTTCGCTCAGCCGTTTGTGGGAACGCGACAAGTCCACGGAAAAAATAACCGCCGGGTGGAGATTCCCGACGGGGTGACCGGACAAGAACGGGGGTTTTCTCTCAATTGGTTCGGCGATCGCGATCGCGCCGGAGTGACCAGCGAAATTGCCATCGACGAGAACAGTGTCGTCCGCGATTTGCGGGTCAGAGTGGCGATCGAGCATGGTTTTGCCGGGGATTTGGAACTGTATTTAACGGCCCCGGACGGTCAAACGGTGCAGTTACAAGACCGAACCCTCGGCAATCCGGGGAAAGTCGATCGCCTCTATTCCTTGGAAACTACGCCGACGTTGAGAAAACTCTGCAATCGGAGTGCGAAGGGAGTGTGGAAGTTATGGGCGATCGATTGCGTTCCCGGGGATACGGGATGGATCGATCGCTGGGAGTTGACCCTTACGGTTTGA
- a CDS encoding BolA family protein: MVSPEQVKNTLEAQLADAVVQVEDLTGTRDHYQVIVVSSAFEGQSLVKQHQLVYGALKDALSSEAIHALTMKTYTPKTWAAAHGAA, from the coding sequence ATGGTCAGCCCCGAACAAGTTAAAAATACCCTCGAAGCTCAATTAGCCGATGCGGTGGTTCAAGTGGAAGATTTAACGGGAACCCGGGATCACTACCAAGTGATCGTTGTCTCTTCTGCTTTTGAAGGCCAAAGTCTGGTCAAGCAACACCAGCTTGTTTATGGGGCATTGAAAGACGCCCTTTCTTCTGAAGCCATCCACGCCTTGACGATGAAAACGTATACCCCGAAAACCTGGGCTGCCGCCCACGGCGCCGCTTGA
- a CDS encoding DUF6761 family protein has translation MLQDATTIRHYQKLTDSLVDLWNRGYRFDDLRLYVDGYITALRQTNTIEPYLVHRLEEELARFIYDPSNFEAVPQPQPETGYY, from the coding sequence ATGCTTCAGGATGCCACGACAATCCGCCACTACCAGAAGTTAACCGATTCTCTCGTCGATTTGTGGAATCGAGGGTATCGCTTTGACGATCTGAGACTCTATGTGGATGGATATATTACTGCATTGCGCCAAACGAACACGATCGAGCCGTATCTCGTTCACAGATTGGAAGAAGAACTCGCTCGTTTCATCTACGATCCGTCCAACTTCGAGGCGGTTCCCCAGCCGCAACCGGAAACGGGTTACTATTGA
- a CDS encoding ABC transporter ATP-binding protein — MSESSLLKLEAVSVRTKLGSSYLLNKISFEIEGPEDGDRPLPRVAIVGSNGSGKTTLLRILNRSISPSEGTVYLEGRPAREVDPLQWRQDVVLVLQEAKLLGMTAREAIAYPLKLRKLARSHIQQRMTTWIERLEIPNEWLDRGETQLSGGQRQWIALCRALVLQPKILLLDEPTSALDNKRTAEILTLLKTLSDTGQTTTVVVNHQLEFVEQFCDRLLYLQEGELRSDLDSSQVDWSAIRGQLLEAKIESEREWS, encoded by the coding sequence GTGTCCGAGTCTTCTCTATTAAAGCTCGAAGCCGTCAGCGTCCGCACCAAGTTAGGGTCGAGTTATTTACTCAACAAGATTTCCTTCGAGATCGAGGGTCCCGAGGACGGCGATCGCCCGTTACCCCGAGTGGCGATCGTCGGATCCAACGGCTCGGGGAAAACGACCTTATTGCGAATCCTCAACCGCTCCATCTCTCCGAGTGAGGGAACCGTTTATCTCGAAGGTCGTCCGGCCCGCGAGGTCGATCCCCTGCAATGGCGTCAGGACGTAGTGTTAGTGTTGCAAGAGGCGAAACTGTTGGGAATGACGGCGCGCGAGGCGATCGCCTATCCCTTGAAATTACGCAAGCTGGCACGATCGCACATTCAACAAAGGATGACCACCTGGATCGAGCGCCTCGAAATTCCCAACGAATGGCTCGATCGCGGGGAAACCCAACTTTCCGGAGGTCAGCGCCAATGGATCGCCCTCTGTCGCGCCTTAGTCCTCCAGCCGAAAATCTTACTCTTAGACGAACCGACCAGTGCCTTGGATAACAAGCGCACGGCTGAAATCTTGACCCTCCTCAAAACCCTTTCCGATACGGGCCAAACCACGACCGTCGTCGTCAACCATCAATTAGAATTTGTCGAACAATTTTGCGATCGCCTGCTCTACCTGCAAGAGGGCGAGCTTCGCAGCGATCTCGACAGCAGCCAGGTGGATTGGTCTGCCATCCGAGGGCAACTTCTCGAAGCCAAGATCGAGTCAGAGCGCGAGTGGAGCTAG
- a CDS encoding response regulator transcription factor has translation MVGSISILIIEGNPHLRSLLAWHLQQVGYGVHQAADLRHGREIVCNRQPTLVILDSELPDGDGVEFCRWLQGQQPSMILILSARNTEADIVEGLKAGADDYLRKPFGMQEFLARIEAMVRRYRRMTPPAALDYGDLQIDLVQRRVRMKNESIDLTPQEFSLLYVLAQAGGVPMSRPELLRRAWPDAIDNPRTIDTHVLSLRKKIETDPRQPSLIQTVRNVGYRFNVEMINSNGKVNQHNGQHHGEVSQHKKLTLRHLSQVGVSEAR, from the coding sequence GTGGTTGGATCGATTAGTATTTTAATTATCGAGGGCAATCCTCATCTGCGATCGCTGTTAGCGTGGCACTTACAGCAAGTCGGCTATGGCGTCCATCAAGCCGCCGACCTGCGCCACGGACGCGAGATCGTCTGCAATCGCCAGCCGACACTGGTGATTTTAGATTCCGAACTGCCCGACGGCGATGGGGTCGAATTCTGCCGATGGCTGCAAGGACAGCAACCGTCGATGATCTTGATCCTGTCGGCGCGCAATACGGAAGCCGATATCGTCGAAGGCTTGAAAGCTGGAGCCGACGACTACTTACGCAAACCCTTTGGAATGCAAGAGTTTCTGGCTCGCATCGAAGCGATGGTACGCCGTTACCGACGGATGACTCCTCCCGCCGCTTTAGACTACGGCGATTTACAAATTGACTTGGTTCAACGTCGCGTTCGCATGAAAAACGAGTCGATCGACTTGACTCCTCAAGAATTCAGCCTGCTCTACGTCCTCGCCCAAGCGGGGGGCGTTCCCATGAGTCGCCCGGAACTGTTACGCAGAGCTTGGCCCGACGCCATTGACAATCCCCGCACGATCGACACTCACGTTCTCTCTTTACGCAAAAAAATTGAAACGGACCCGCGCCAACCGAGTTTGATTCAAACCGTTCGCAATGTCGGTTACCGTTTCAATGTGGAGATGATTAACAGCAACGGGAAAGTCAACCAACATAACGGACAACATCATGGAGAGGTCTCCCAACACAAAAAATTAACCTTGCGTCATTTATCCCAGGTCGGCGTCAGCGAGGCGCGCTAA
- the grxC gene encoding glutaredoxin 3 — protein sequence MMQLINRLFGRHPENIKAKVEIYTWQTCPYCIRAKLLLSWKGVNFVEYKIDGDGAARVKMAERANGRRTVPQIFINDRHIGGCDDLYALDSQGQLDPLLAAEATV from the coding sequence ATGATGCAATTGATTAATCGTCTGTTCGGTCGCCATCCAGAAAATATCAAAGCCAAGGTAGAAATTTACACCTGGCAAACTTGTCCCTATTGCATTCGCGCCAAACTGCTGCTGTCTTGGAAAGGGGTGAACTTTGTCGAGTATAAAATCGATGGAGATGGGGCGGCGCGGGTTAAAATGGCCGAACGGGCGAACGGACGGCGTACGGTTCCCCAAATTTTTATTAACGATCGCCATATCGGCGGTTGTGACGATCTTTACGCATTGGATAGTCAAGGTCAACTCGATCCTTTATTAGCGGCGGAAGCAACGGTTTGA